One region of Polynucleobacter sp. MWH-Aus1W21 genomic DNA includes:
- a CDS encoding tripartite tricarboxylate transporter substrate binding protein: protein MKLRILFSILLSALALNSLAAYPDKSIKFLVPWPPGGATDQVARILAIPLTKELGVSVFVENKGGAGGNIGTQAFLQDKPDGYSILMATSSTNAAGPHLFANQGFDASKDFTPVVLVCTIPNIMVVPASSPWNSLKDLMTDAKQNPGKFTYGSAGIGASQHLAGAQFKTVTGLDIRHVPYKGSGPAALDLMAGHIDMMLDTGSMANIKGGKLKALGVASDKRIPELPNVPTMKEAGVPMVANAWYGVMLPAGAPKDVTEKLNAAFNKVLKDPEVRKSLQGIGAQVDGGTVAEFTKFSQSEIKRYEGIVKMSGAPKE from the coding sequence ATGAAGCTAAGAATTCTTTTTTCAATCTTATTGAGTGCGCTTGCTTTAAATTCACTGGCTGCATATCCAGATAAATCGATTAAGTTTTTAGTTCCCTGGCCTCCAGGCGGAGCAACCGATCAAGTAGCACGCATTTTGGCAATACCGCTAACCAAGGAGCTTGGTGTTTCTGTGTTTGTAGAAAACAAGGGTGGTGCCGGCGGCAATATTGGTACTCAAGCATTTTTACAAGATAAGCCGGATGGCTATTCAATTTTGATGGCAACTAGCTCTACGAATGCGGCGGGTCCACACCTGTTTGCAAATCAAGGGTTTGATGCCTCTAAAGATTTCACGCCAGTGGTTTTGGTTTGCACCATTCCAAATATTATGGTTGTCCCAGCCTCTTCACCCTGGAATAGTCTTAAAGATTTGATGACCGATGCAAAACAAAACCCAGGCAAGTTTACTTACGGGTCTGCTGGTATTGGTGCCTCACAACATCTGGCGGGTGCGCAATTTAAAACGGTGACGGGTTTGGATATTCGTCATGTGCCCTATAAGGGTAGCGGTCCTGCAGCTTTGGATCTCATGGCAGGTCATATTGATATGATGCTAGATACAGGCTCTATGGCCAATATAAAAGGCGGCAAGTTAAAGGCGTTAGGTGTTGCTTCAGATAAGCGTATTCCTGAGTTACCTAATGTGCCAACGATGAAAGAAGCCGGAGTACCAATGGTAGCTAATGCCTGGTATGGCGTTATGTTGCCAGCGGGTGCGCCAAAAGACGTTACAGAAAAACTTAATGCGGCATTCAATAAGGTTTTGAAAGATCCCGAGGTACGTAAAAGTCTTCAGGGAATCGGCGCTCAGGTAGATGGAGGAACGGTTGCTGAATTTACAAAGTTCTCACAGTCTGAAATTAAGCGCTATGAAGGGATTGTCAAGATGTCAGGGGCTCCTAAAGAGTAA
- the lpdA gene encoding dihydrolipoyl dehydrogenase, with translation MAKQTILVPDIGDYSDVPVIEVLVKVGDVIEKEQPLLVLESDKATMEVPADAAGTITSIAVKLGDKVGKGSVIAEIEASGAAPTAKTAAAPVAPAPAAPTMTAAPAPVAGQYSGKVDHECEVLVLGAGPGGYSAAFRSADLGMNTVLVERYPTLGGVCLNVGCIPSKALLHTTSVMDEVKTMAKHGITFGAPKIEIDQLRGYKESVIAKLTGGLAGMAKARKVKVVRGLGKFLDANHVEVELTDGTGQDLTGKKEVVRFQKAIIAAGSQPVKLPFLPEDPRIVDSTGALLLKSIPKRMLVIGGGIIGLEMATVYSTLGSRIDIAEMMDGLMAGADRDLEKVWEKFNAGRFEKIMLKTRAAKAEVKPDGIQVSFEGENAPAEPQTYDLVLVAVGRTPNGKKIDAGKAGVQVDERGFIPVDKQMRTNVPNIFAIGDLVGQPMLAHKAVHEGHVAAEAAAGEKSYFDAKQIPSVAYTDPEVAWAGLTEEQCKAQGIAYEKGLFPWAASGRAIANGRDEGFTKLIFDATTHRIIGGGIVGTHAGDLIGEVCLAIEMGADAVDIGKTIHPHPTLGESVGLAAEAAHGHCTDLPPVKKKS, from the coding sequence ATGGCTAAGCAAACAATTCTCGTTCCAGATATTGGTGACTATTCCGATGTACCTGTCATTGAAGTGCTGGTGAAAGTCGGCGACGTTATTGAAAAAGAGCAACCACTCTTGGTGCTCGAATCAGACAAAGCAACAATGGAAGTGCCAGCAGATGCTGCAGGCACTATCACTAGTATTGCAGTGAAGTTGGGCGATAAGGTTGGCAAAGGTTCTGTGATTGCAGAAATCGAAGCAAGTGGTGCGGCGCCTACCGCTAAAACTGCTGCAGCTCCTGTGGCACCAGCTCCCGCTGCTCCAACAATGACCGCCGCACCTGCACCAGTAGCAGGGCAGTACAGCGGCAAGGTAGATCATGAATGCGAAGTATTAGTTCTAGGTGCCGGTCCTGGCGGCTATAGCGCAGCGTTTCGTAGTGCTGACTTAGGTATGAATACCGTTTTAGTAGAGCGTTACCCAACTTTGGGTGGCGTTTGCTTGAATGTCGGTTGTATTCCATCTAAAGCATTGCTCCACACCACTTCAGTGATGGATGAAGTGAAGACCATGGCAAAGCATGGCATTACCTTTGGCGCGCCGAAGATCGAGATTGATCAATTGCGTGGTTACAAAGAATCTGTCATTGCCAAATTAACTGGTGGTCTTGCTGGAATGGCAAAGGCTCGCAAAGTCAAAGTAGTTCGTGGCCTGGGTAAGTTTTTAGATGCGAACCATGTCGAGGTTGAGTTAACCGACGGTACTGGCCAAGACCTCACTGGTAAAAAAGAAGTGGTGCGCTTTCAGAAGGCCATCATCGCTGCTGGTAGTCAGCCAGTGAAGTTGCCTTTCTTGCCAGAAGATCCACGTATTGTGGATAGTACGGGCGCACTATTGCTCAAGAGTATCCCAAAGCGTATGTTGGTAATCGGTGGTGGCATTATTGGTCTAGAGATGGCGACTGTTTACAGCACGCTGGGCTCACGTATTGATATTGCCGAGATGATGGACGGCCTTATGGCTGGTGCAGATCGTGATTTAGAAAAAGTCTGGGAGAAGTTCAACGCCGGACGTTTTGAAAAAATCATGCTCAAGACTCGCGCAGCGAAAGCTGAAGTCAAGCCGGATGGTATTCAAGTTTCCTTTGAGGGTGAGAATGCGCCAGCTGAACCGCAAACCTATGACTTGGTATTAGTTGCAGTAGGACGCACTCCAAATGGCAAGAAGATTGATGCTGGTAAAGCAGGCGTGCAGGTAGATGAGCGCGGCTTTATTCCAGTGGATAAGCAAATGCGTACTAATGTCCCCAATATTTTTGCAATTGGTGACTTAGTTGGTCAGCCGATGTTGGCTCATAAGGCAGTGCATGAAGGTCACGTTGCTGCCGAAGCAGCTGCTGGCGAAAAGTCTTATTTCGATGCGAAGCAAATTCCATCGGTTGCCTATACTGATCCTGAGGTAGCTTGGGCCGGTCTGACAGAAGAGCAGTGCAAGGCTCAAGGCATCGCTTACGAGAAGGGCTTATTCCCTTGGGCAGCTAGTGGTCGCGCAATTGCTAATGGACGTGATGAAGGTTTTACTAAACTCATATTTGATGCAACTACCCATCGCATTATTGGCGGCGGTATTGTGGGCACACACGCTGGTGATTTAATTGGTGAAGTATGTTTGGCTATTGAGATGGGCGCTGATGCTGTGGATATTGGTAAGACTATTCATCCACACCCAACGCTTGGCGAATCAGTAGGTCTAGCAGCTGAAGCAGCACACGGTCATTGCACCGACCTGCCACCAGTGAAAAAGAAATCCTAA
- a CDS encoding amidohydrolase family protein: protein MIIDCHGHYTTAPKALKAWRDAQVANLNTPELGPKISDLKISDDEIRESIELNQLARMKERGIDVTIFSPQASFMTHHIGDFNTSATWAALCNELVYRVTQLFPQNFVGAAMLPQSPGVDISTCLPEMRKCIKEYGFVGINLNPDPSGGHWRDPPLSHEYWHPIYKEMIALDVPAMIHVSTSCNDCFHTTGAHYLNADTTAFMQCLTSDLFEQFPALRFLIPHGGGAVPYHWGRFRGLAKDMDIPDINQKLLNNIYFDTCVYHQPGINLLTEVIPVKNILFASETFGAVKDIDPDTGFFFDDTRRYLNAVDGLSDKEKEMIFEGNARKIFSRINNRISN from the coding sequence ATGATTATTGATTGTCATGGCCATTACACTACAGCGCCAAAAGCATTGAAAGCTTGGCGCGATGCGCAGGTTGCTAACTTAAATACACCTGAGCTGGGCCCTAAGATATCGGATTTAAAAATAAGTGATGATGAAATTCGGGAATCTATCGAATTAAATCAACTAGCTAGAATGAAAGAGCGGGGCATTGATGTCACGATCTTTTCGCCCCAGGCAAGCTTTATGACTCATCATATCGGTGATTTTAATACCTCGGCAACTTGGGCAGCCCTTTGTAATGAACTCGTCTATCGAGTAACGCAATTGTTTCCCCAAAATTTTGTTGGGGCGGCAATGCTGCCTCAGTCACCTGGCGTGGATATCAGCACTTGCTTGCCTGAAATGCGTAAATGTATTAAGGAGTATGGCTTTGTAGGCATTAATCTCAATCCTGATCCTTCTGGCGGACATTGGCGGGACCCGCCACTAAGCCATGAATACTGGCATCCGATTTACAAAGAAATGATTGCCTTGGATGTGCCCGCGATGATTCATGTGAGTACGAGTTGTAATGACTGCTTCCATACCACTGGTGCGCATTATTTAAATGCTGATACGACAGCTTTTATGCAATGCTTAACTTCTGATTTGTTTGAGCAGTTTCCTGCCTTACGATTCTTAATTCCACATGGGGGTGGGGCGGTGCCTTATCACTGGGGTCGATTTAGGGGTCTGGCAAAGGATATGGATATCCCAGACATTAACCAGAAGCTTCTTAATAATATTTATTTTGATACTTGCGTCTATCACCAGCCGGGCATCAACTTGCTGACAGAGGTTATTCCAGTTAAAAATATTCTATTTGCATCAGAAACGTTTGGAGCCGTCAAAGATATCGATCCCGATACTGGATTCTTTTTTGATGATACCCGTCGCTATCTCAATGCTGTTGATGGATTAAGCGACAAAGAAAAGGAAATGATTTTTGAAGGTAACGCTCGCAAGATATTTTCTAGAATTAATAACAGAATTTCAAATTGA
- the aceE gene encoding pyruvate dehydrogenase (acetyl-transferring), homodimeric type, translating to MAAVPDQVLGKQNAQDADPGETQEWLQALDGVIRNEGPERAAYLIDQQISHARVNGVVQPFHAETPYINTIPVENQARLPGDQNVEHRIRSYTRWNAMAMVLRANKDTNVGGHISSFQSAATLYDVGFNHFWHAPSPEHGGDLIFVQGHSAPGVYARAYMLGRLEEGQLNNFRQEVGGKGISSYPHPWLMPDFWQFPTVSMGLGPIMAIYQARFMKYLTDRGFIQEQGRKVWAFLGDGETDEPESLGAIGMAGREKLDNLIFVINCNLQRLDGPVRGNGKIIQELESEFRGSGWNVIKVVWGGQWDALFARDKKGILMQRLGEIVDGQYQTMKSKNGAYVREIVFNTPELKALVSDWSDDEIWQLNRGGHDPHKVFAAFHAAVNHKEQPTVILAHTIKGYGMGGSGEAMNIAHQAKKMNADDVRRFRDRFEIPVKDEQLDDMPLVKFADGSPELEYMKARRHELGGYLPQRRTKAESLPVPSLETFAPLLEATTEGREISTTMAFVRMLNTVVRDKVLGKRVVPIVPDESRTFGMEGMFRQLGIWNQLGQLYTPEDHDQLMFYKEDKTGQILQEGINEAGGMCDWIAAATSYSTHGVPMLPFYIFYSMFGFQRIGDLAWAAGDMRSRGFLLGGTAGRTTLNGEGLQHEDGHSHLWSGAVPNCISYDPTFSFELAVVIQDGMRRMLEVQEDVYYYITLMNENYAHPAMPKGAEKDIIKGMYKLKSVGDANAKLRVQLLGSGTIFREVIEAAEILHKDWGIASDLWGCPSFTELGRDWTSAHRSNLLNPAAAPTLSHVEKCLKDTSGPIIAATDYVRLFAEQIRPAIQHMGRRYEVLGTDGFGRSDTREKLRDFFEVDRRWVVLTALRSLVDSGQLDRSKLAEAIKKYDIDTTKPNPMTV from the coding sequence ATGGCAGCGGTTCCAGACCAAGTATTAGGCAAACAGAATGCTCAGGACGCCGATCCTGGCGAGACTCAAGAATGGTTGCAGGCGCTCGATGGTGTGATTCGCAATGAGGGCCCAGAAAGAGCTGCTTATTTAATTGATCAACAAATTTCTCATGCGCGCGTGAACGGGGTGGTTCAGCCATTCCATGCCGAGACTCCTTACATCAATACGATTCCTGTTGAAAACCAAGCACGCTTGCCTGGTGATCAGAACGTGGAGCACCGTATTCGTTCTTACACTCGTTGGAATGCCATGGCGATGGTATTGCGCGCTAATAAAGATACCAACGTTGGCGGCCACATTTCTTCTTTCCAATCAGCAGCGACTTTATACGACGTCGGCTTTAATCACTTCTGGCATGCACCATCTCCGGAGCATGGTGGTGATTTGATATTTGTACAGGGCCACTCAGCTCCAGGCGTATATGCCCGTGCCTATATGTTGGGTCGTCTCGAAGAGGGTCAGCTCAATAACTTCCGTCAAGAAGTGGGCGGCAAAGGCATCTCTAGTTATCCACATCCTTGGTTAATGCCAGACTTCTGGCAGTTCCCAACGGTATCGATGGGCTTGGGTCCAATCATGGCGATTTACCAAGCGCGCTTTATGAAGTACTTAACAGATCGCGGCTTTATTCAAGAGCAGGGTCGTAAGGTATGGGCCTTCTTGGGTGATGGCGAAACCGACGAGCCAGAGTCTCTTGGTGCGATTGGTATGGCTGGCCGTGAAAAACTCGACAATCTGATTTTTGTTATCAACTGTAACTTGCAGCGCTTAGATGGACCAGTTCGCGGTAACGGAAAAATTATTCAAGAGCTTGAGAGTGAGTTCCGTGGCTCAGGCTGGAATGTCATCAAGGTAGTGTGGGGCGGCCAATGGGATGCTTTATTTGCACGCGATAAAAAAGGCATCTTGATGCAGCGTTTGGGCGAAATCGTTGACGGTCAGTACCAGACAATGAAGTCTAAGAATGGCGCCTACGTTCGCGAGATCGTTTTCAACACCCCAGAATTAAAGGCTTTAGTCAGCGACTGGAGTGATGATGAGATTTGGCAGCTCAATCGTGGCGGCCATGATCCTCATAAAGTCTTTGCAGCGTTTCATGCAGCGGTAAATCATAAAGAACAGCCAACAGTGATCTTGGCTCACACCATTAAAGGTTATGGTATGGGCGGCTCAGGCGAGGCGATGAATATTGCCCACCAGGCAAAGAAGATGAATGCTGATGACGTTCGTCGCTTCCGTGATCGCTTTGAAATTCCGGTTAAGGATGAGCAGTTAGATGATATGCCCCTAGTGAAATTTGCTGATGGTAGTCCAGAGCTCGAGTACATGAAGGCTCGCCGTCATGAATTAGGTGGCTATTTACCGCAGCGTCGCACCAAGGCGGAAAGCTTACCTGTTCCTTCACTAGAAACTTTTGCACCATTGCTTGAGGCAACTACAGAGGGTCGCGAGATCTCCACAACGATGGCGTTTGTACGCATGCTCAACACGGTAGTGCGCGATAAGGTGCTCGGTAAGCGTGTTGTTCCGATTGTTCCTGATGAGTCGCGTACATTCGGTATGGAAGGTATGTTCCGCCAATTGGGTATCTGGAATCAATTAGGACAGTTGTATACGCCTGAAGACCACGACCAATTGATGTTCTATAAAGAGGATAAGACTGGTCAGATCTTGCAAGAGGGTATTAATGAGGCTGGTGGTATGTGCGATTGGATCGCGGCCGCCACTTCTTATTCCACGCATGGCGTACCGATGTTGCCTTTCTACATCTTCTATTCCATGTTTGGTTTCCAGCGTATTGGCGATTTAGCTTGGGCTGCAGGCGATATGCGTAGCCGCGGCTTCTTGTTGGGCGGTACTGCTGGTAGAACAACCCTGAACGGCGAAGGCTTGCAACACGAAGATGGCCATAGCCATCTGTGGAGTGGCGCAGTTCCTAACTGTATTAGCTACGACCCTACATTCTCATTTGAATTGGCGGTAGTGATTCAGGATGGTATGCGTCGTATGTTGGAGGTTCAGGAAGATGTTTACTACTACATCACCTTGATGAATGAGAACTACGCACATCCAGCAATGCCTAAGGGTGCAGAAAAAGACATCATTAAGGGTATGTATAAGCTGAAGTCTGTTGGCGACGCCAACGCAAAGCTGCGCGTACAACTTTTAGGCTCTGGAACAATCTTCCGCGAAGTTATCGAAGCGGCAGAGATTTTGCATAAAGACTGGGGCATTGCTTCAGACTTGTGGGGTTGCCCAAGCTTTACTGAGCTCGGCCGCGATTGGACTTCAGCACACCGCAGCAATCTATTGAACCCAGCTGCTGCGCCAACCCTCTCTCATGTTGAGAAGTGTTTAAAAGACACCTCCGGTCCGATCATTGCTGCTACTGACTATGTTCGTTTATTTGCAGAGCAAATTCGTCCAGCGATTCAGCATATGGGTCGTCGCTATGAAGTGCTTGGTACCGACGGATTTGGTCGTTCAGATACCCGTGAAAAACTCCGTGATTTCTTTGAAGTGGATCGCCGTTGGGTGGTTCTGACTGCATTGAGATCATTGGTTGACTCTGGTCAGCTTGATCGCTCTAAGTTGGCAGAAGCGATTAAGAAATACGACATCGATACTACTAAACCAAACCCAATGACGGTTTGA
- the aceF gene encoding dihydrolipoyllysine-residue acetyltransferase, whose amino-acid sequence MSQIIEIKVPDIGDYKDVPVIEVLVKAGDKIEKEQSIVVLESDKATMDVPSSHSGIVKEVKVKIGDSLSEGSVVITLEEGAAAAASVPAASAPAAAPAAAPVSTGGSPIEIKVPDIGDYKDVPVIEVLVKVGDKVEKEQSIVVLESDKATMDVPSSHSGVVKEVKVKVGDNLSEGSVVVILEGGSSVSAPSPVAVSAAPAVPAAKAVEPPIARAPAPPPLSNTPPPVETAVSHASPSVRKFARELGVTIDQVKGSGPKGRITQEDVQAFVKAAMSGGAGSPAAASSGGSLGGLNLIPWPKVDFTKFGEIERQPLNRIKKLTAANLGRNWVMIPAVTYHEDADITDLEAFRVLTNKENEKKGVKITMLAFLMKAAVAALKKYPEFNSSLDGDDLILKKYFNIGFAADTPTGLVVPVIKDADKKGIFELAKETSELAALARDGKLKPDQMQGASFTISSLGGIGGTYFSPIVNAPEVAIMGVSKAAMKPVWDGKQFVPRLICPLSLSADHRVIDGALATRFNVYIAQLLADFRRASL is encoded by the coding sequence ATGAGTCAAATAATTGAAATCAAAGTTCCGGATATCGGCGATTACAAAGATGTACCGGTGATTGAAGTATTGGTTAAAGCAGGCGATAAGATTGAGAAAGAACAATCCATCGTGGTACTTGAATCTGATAAAGCCACCATGGATGTTCCTTCATCACACTCTGGCATCGTCAAAGAGGTCAAAGTAAAGATAGGGGACAGCCTTTCCGAAGGTTCTGTTGTCATTACCTTGGAAGAGGGTGCAGCAGCTGCTGCATCAGTACCAGCAGCTAGCGCTCCCGCAGCAGCACCAGCTGCGGCACCAGTCAGCACTGGCGGATCGCCAATTGAAATCAAAGTTCCAGATATCGGCGACTACAAAGATGTACCGGTAATTGAGGTTTTGGTAAAGGTCGGCGACAAGGTTGAAAAAGAGCAGTCCATCGTTGTGCTTGAATCTGATAAAGCCACTATGGACGTTCCTTCATCACACTCTGGCGTTGTGAAAGAAGTCAAAGTTAAAGTTGGCGACAATCTTTCTGAAGGATCAGTGGTTGTGATCTTGGAAGGTGGGTCTTCTGTTTCCGCTCCCTCTCCAGTTGCTGTCAGCGCAGCACCTGCGGTACCAGCAGCTAAAGCTGTTGAGCCTCCGATTGCAAGAGCGCCAGCACCGCCTCCGCTGAGCAACACTCCTCCGCCAGTAGAAACAGCGGTGAGTCACGCTAGCCCTTCTGTGCGTAAGTTTGCGCGCGAGCTAGGCGTCACGATTGATCAAGTTAAAGGATCGGGCCCTAAAGGCCGCATTACTCAAGAAGATGTGCAAGCATTTGTCAAGGCGGCGATGAGTGGCGGAGCGGGAAGTCCTGCGGCAGCCTCTAGTGGTGGCAGTTTAGGTGGCTTGAATCTCATTCCTTGGCCGAAAGTCGATTTCACGAAGTTTGGTGAGATTGAGCGTCAACCACTAAATCGTATTAAGAAACTCACAGCAGCCAATTTGGGCCGTAACTGGGTCATGATTCCAGCTGTGACGTATCACGAAGATGCTGACATTACCGACTTAGAGGCATTCCGCGTTCTCACCAATAAAGAGAATGAGAAGAAGGGCGTCAAGATTACGATGCTTGCTTTCTTAATGAAGGCCGCAGTAGCAGCATTGAAAAAATACCCCGAGTTCAATAGCTCATTAGATGGTGATGATCTAATTCTGAAGAAATACTTCAATATCGGTTTTGCTGCAGACACTCCTACCGGTCTAGTTGTTCCGGTAATTAAAGATGCGGATAAAAAAGGTATCTTTGAATTGGCTAAAGAAACTTCAGAGCTAGCAGCGCTCGCACGTGATGGCAAATTAAAGCCCGATCAAATGCAGGGTGCGAGCTTTACGATTTCATCACTAGGCGGTATTGGTGGTACGTATTTCTCACCCATCGTTAATGCGCCTGAAGTAGCCATCATGGGCGTTAGTAAGGCTGCAATGAAGCCGGTATGGGATGGTAAGCAGTTTGTACCACGCCTCATTTGCCCATTGTCTTTGTCAGCAGATCATCGCGTGATTGACGGTGCTTTGGCTACTCGCTTCAATGTTTACATTGCTCAGCTCTTGGCCGACTTCCGTCGCGCTAGTCTGTAA
- a CDS encoding RraA family protein codes for MNNGYEIQPRKEAFKEGIAALTGLATSIVSDVLGRTIGAVDILPVNKSPVSVCGNAVTVSVRSGDNLMIHKALQILQPGDVLVVDGGGDISRALFGEIMMTVAKSRGAVGAVLDAAIRDVEAFERHQFPCWARGVNMRGPYKDGPGSINVPIAIGGMVINPGDIILGDCDGIIALPPGLVMEAVRLGREKEAVERKTIQLIHDGKYDDSWVDISLKQKGVL; via the coding sequence ATGAATAATGGATACGAAATCCAACCTAGAAAAGAAGCTTTTAAAGAGGGCATTGCAGCCTTAACAGGATTGGCAACCTCTATTGTTAGCGATGTATTGGGTAGAACTATTGGCGCGGTTGATATTTTGCCGGTAAATAAGTCACCAGTTTCTGTTTGTGGCAATGCGGTTACTGTTAGTGTTCGTTCAGGTGATAACTTGATGATTCATAAGGCGCTGCAAATCCTTCAGCCAGGCGATGTTCTGGTGGTGGATGGGGGTGGAGATATTTCACGAGCTTTGTTTGGTGAAATCATGATGACAGTCGCTAAATCAAGAGGGGCTGTTGGCGCAGTATTGGATGCTGCTATACGAGACGTGGAAGCATTTGAGAGGCATCAATTTCCTTGTTGGGCTCGCGGGGTCAATATGCGTGGACCATATAAGGATGGCCCTGGCAGCATAAATGTTCCGATTGCTATTGGGGGAATGGTTATTAATCCTGGCGATATCATTCTTGGCGATTGCGATGGAATTATTGCTTTGCCTCCTGGACTAGTGATGGAGGCTGTTCGACTTGGTCGGGAGAAAGAGGCTGTCGAGCGTAAAACAATTCAATTAATTCACGATGGTAAATATGATGATTCATGGGTGGATATAAGCTTGAAGCAAAAGGGTGTGCTATGA
- a CDS encoding tripartite tricarboxylate transporter substrate binding protein, with protein sequence MKRQIFLGVGIYLSLLAFNVIAQGSYPCTTVKFVSPYPPGGTTDILARIFAPGLAKQLGTNVIVENKGGASSNIGTEYVANSASDGCTLLLGNNTGIVINQNLYKLKINPSKDLAAVAEVASVPLVLYVNSSVPANNVNELIELIKNNPGKYSYASGGSGSPQHLMGEMLKLEKQLDLTHIPYRGQGPAMADVLAGQVPIAFETTTAIAAQMSSGRIRVLATTGAVRPKNFPNVPTMKELGYSSFVIENWYGIFVAAKTPSVLIARLNKAINVVMKEPEVAASLNKMGSSDVAGTPEQFTQFINKEIPYWESLVKRTGATVD encoded by the coding sequence ATGAAGAGACAGATATTTCTAGGGGTAGGGATTTACTTATCTCTATTGGCATTCAACGTAATAGCGCAAGGCTCATATCCGTGTACAACGGTTAAATTTGTATCGCCATACCCTCCCGGGGGAACAACCGATATCTTGGCAAGAATATTTGCTCCAGGTTTGGCTAAACAGCTAGGCACTAACGTTATTGTTGAAAATAAAGGTGGCGCTAGTAGCAACATTGGAACAGAGTATGTGGCTAATTCAGCCTCAGATGGTTGTACGCTTTTGCTTGGGAACAATACTGGCATCGTAATCAATCAAAATTTATATAAGCTAAAAATTAACCCCTCAAAAGATTTGGCAGCAGTTGCAGAGGTTGCCTCGGTTCCTCTGGTTCTTTATGTGAACTCATCAGTCCCAGCAAATAATGTCAACGAGCTAATTGAGCTAATCAAAAATAATCCAGGTAAATATAGCTACGCTTCAGGCGGTAGTGGCAGTCCACAACACTTAATGGGGGAGATGCTAAAGTTAGAAAAGCAACTTGATCTTACCCATATACCTTATAGAGGTCAGGGCCCAGCGATGGCTGACGTCCTCGCTGGGCAGGTACCAATTGCATTTGAGACAACAACCGCGATTGCCGCTCAGATGTCATCTGGACGCATACGAGTACTTGCAACCACCGGCGCGGTAAGGCCCAAAAACTTTCCAAATGTACCAACTATGAAAGAGCTTGGCTACAGCAGCTTTGTCATTGAAAACTGGTATGGAATATTCGTAGCAGCCAAAACCCCATCTGTTCTGATTGCTAGATTAAATAAGGCAATTAATGTAGTAATGAAAGAGCCAGAAGTTGCTGCAAGTCTTAACAAGATGGGATCAAGTGACGTAGCGGGTACACCAGAACAATTTACCCAATTTATCAATAAAGAGATCCCTTACTGGGAATCATTGGTGAAACGCACTGGCGCAACGGTTGATTGA